The sequence GAGGACACTAGAGTGGGGTGTTCGGAGGGGAGCAAAGCACCCCGGGCACCAGCTGTGCCCACCGGTGCCTGGATGTGTTCTCTGTCTCGGGTCCCGTTTGCCACAGGAAGATCATGGACTCTGGGGAGCTGGACTTCTACCAGCACGACAAGGTCTGCTCCAACACCTGCCGCAGCACCAAGATCGACCTTTCGGGTGCCCGTGTGTCCCTGAGCAGCCCCACCTCTGCCGAGTACATTCCGCTCACCCCCGCCACGGCTGACGGTAGGTGCGGCTCTGAGCCTCCGCCCCGGCCGGCTTGCCCCGTCCCGCTCCACCTGCGGCCACAGAGGCGGCCCGGCCTCCGCTCCGGCGCGGCCGCCTCCTTCCTCGCTGAGGGAGCCTGGCCCGATGGCCGTCCGCATCCACCACGCACTGGGGAGCTTGTAAATGCCGCGAGAAGAGCGTGACGTTGGGGTTGTTGAGCTGGCAGTGGGGTCACGGAGACgcagttctctgtgtgtgtgtctgaagaCGTCTGTGATTCAGTCTAAGAGCAGACGCGCCGCAGAAGCAAGCACATCCTCTGGCTGCCCGGGCACCCGAGTTTGTGGGCCTTGCGGAAGCTGGTGCAGAGGCGAGGTTCAGAGCTCGAGTGCGCACGGTGGGTCGGGAGGGTCACTCTCCGGCTGTCGGGGCTCACGGTGGCCGTGTCTGGTCGTAGTGAACGGGTCCCCTGCTACCATCACCATAGAGACCTGTGAGGATCCCGGTGACTGGACCACGGCCATTGGAGGTACAGGTTCTTCTGAGTGGGCTCCTTGGGgccgggggggcgggggatgTGCTGGGTGGCCCCTCCTGGACGAAATGCCCGTGCAGAGCGGGGAGCTGTGCCCGGGCCTCCGTCTGGACCTGTGTGCGCGGGACCCTGGGCCCCTGGcagccctctgcccctgcctgtggCAAGAAGCCCGCCGCGCCTGCTCTGTGGGTTCTTCCTGCTCACTGAGCGTCCCCCACAGACGACACCTTCTCCTTCTGGCGAGGGCTCAAGGACGCGGGTCTGCTGGACGAGGTCATACAGGAGTTCCACCAGGAGCTGATGGAGACCATGAAAGGCCTGCAGCAGCGGGTCCAGGACCCCCCCCTACAGCTCCGAGGTGAGGGGCTCAGCGTCTTTCTGGCATCGGTGGGCACCACCCACCAGgctccctcctgctctgggcAGGGGTAGGGGTGCTAGGGTGCTCTGTCCCGCCCTGCCGCACCCCTGGGATGAAGCCGAGTCGTAGGCGCAGGACCCAGCTCTGCCGTGGCTGAGCAGCGGGTGGCAGAGAGGGCCGCGCAGGGGCCACATGCCTCCCGGGCTCTGGCCGGGTGTCCAGGGGAGCTTCTCTGCTGGGGGAGCCCGTTCTCAGTATGTGCTCGCCCCTTTAAGATGCCGTGCTCCTCAACAACATCGTGCAGAACTTCGGGCTGCTGGACCTGGTGAAGAAGGTGCTGGCGAGTCACAAGTGCCAGATGGACCGCTCGCGGGAGCAGTACGCCCGCGACCTGGCAGGTGCGTTGGGCCGGGGCCTGCCCCGGGGGCTGCCACCCACACGGCCGTCCCTGCTCGCAGCCCCGTGGGACAGCTGCTCCGAGGGCGCCCTGGGGGCAGAGTCTGGACTCGGGGAGGGCCAGGGGGGCTCAGCACTGTCACACAGGGAAGCAGGAAGCCGTGACATGGGGCCTGCGTGTGGCACCGCCCCGGCCGCTGTGTGCCGGAGAGGAGTGGGAGACCAGGAGCCCGCGTGGCTCCCACGACCTCCTTTTCTCCCCGGGCGCCCCTCGGCATCTGGACGCGCTGGGCGTGTGCAGCCGGCGCCTGCGTGTGTGGCTTCTCCCTCCCTTGCATGTCAGCGTGTCGGCACCGCACTTGCCCGCGGAGGTTGGGAGGGTGGAAAGTGGGAATGGGGAAGGTCTGTCCTCTCGCTTGGCTGCGTGGAGGCCACCTTTCAGATGGCATTTCTGCTTCCTCGGAGGGGTGGTCCCCACAGGCCCTCACACAGTATCCCTGTGGGAGACAGGGTGGCACAGGGACAGAGCATCAGTGCCCTGTCAGCACGGGCCCTGTGTCGGGGGGGTGTGCTCTGATGTCCCCTCCTCGGGTCCGCACTGGTACTTGGCAGCTCCCCCCGTCACCCTGTTCCTACAGCGATGCTGTCCTCCCTCCTCGTCCCCCTCATTCCCGCAGTGATGCTCTGCCCCCTGCCTCCGTCCCCACATCTAAGCCCTGGCCCCTGCGGTGAACTCTGCCTCCTTCGGTCCCCTCAGTGACCTTTGCCCCCATCCCTGCGGAgacctctgctcccccccccggGTCCCCACAATGACCTCTGCCTCGCCCCAGTCCCTGTGGTGACcgctaccccccccccccggctccctGTGCTGaccgctgccccccccccccgtgctgACCGCTGCCCCGCCCCGTGCTGACCGCCGTCGTCTCCCGCAGCCCTGGAGCAGCAGTGTGACGAGCACCGCCGCCGGGCCAAGGAGCTCAAGCACAAGTCTCAGCACCTCAGTAACGTGCTCATGACGCTGACCCCCGTGTCCCTGCCGCCCCCCACGAAGCGGCCCCGGCTGGCTCGGGCCACATCCGGGCCGGCGGCCGTCGCCTCGCAGGTGCTCAGTCAGTCTGCCCAGATCGCCCTCAGCCCTGGCGTGCCCGTGTCCCAGCTGACCGGCGTGCCGCTCGGCAAAGTGGTGTCTGCGCTGCCCTCCCCTGTGCTGGGCAAGGCGCCCCCCCAGGCCGCTCCCGCCAGCTCCCCCGCCTCACCGCTGCTTGGGGGGTACACAGTGCTGGCCTCGTCGGGCGCCGCCTTCCCCGGCGCGGTGGAGATCCACCCGGACGCATCGAGCCTCACGGTCTTGAGCACGGCCGCCATGCAGGATGGCAGCACCGTGGTCAAGGTGGTGAGCCCCCTGCAGCTGCTCACCTTGCCGGGCCTGGGCCCTGCCCTGCAGAACGTGGCCCAGGTGTCACCCGGGGGCAGCACCATCGTGACCGTGCCCACGGGGGCCGTTGAGAGCGCCGTGGCCGCCTCGGGGCCCGAGGAACATACGGCCACCATCGAGGTGGCTGCCATGGCGGAGGGCCCCGAGCACAAGTAGACGCTGGTGGAAGGCGAGGCCCCTCGGGGGCACAGGGCCGGCCGCCTCTCCTCAGGCCGTGGCCGGGCAGGAGCGCGGCCCCGGCGCCCCGCGGGTGACGTGGGGCTGAACCAAAGAGAGGAAACACcgaaacagaagaggaggaaaagggatCGCGGACGACAGACCTGTGCGGCCGGCCTCGCTCTCGgacctcctcccccttctttcttAGGAAATACATTTTTCCATCTGTTGCTTATTGACACTGTCTACACGTTGGGCCTGATCAGGAGCCAGGTAGAGAGACGAGGAGGCAGAGCCGGGGAGCGGGCACAGACCCCGTGGTGCAAGGGGCCTCTCGGGGGCCTGAgccggctgggggagggggtgtcactAACACATGTCTTGGGAACCGTCCCCAAGTATGGAAACCCACGGATCCTATGGATTTGGCTTCTTCCCACAGTTTTCTGTAGGTTTAGTGTGGCCCGGCACCCTGTCCTCCTGTCTCCGAACAGGCCTCGGTGCTGGGCTGCGGTTCCTGGGCACCCGGGAGGGTTGGAGGGAACCCCCCTGGCACCCGCCTGAGCAGGGGGCCGTGGAGCCCCAGCAGCAGGGTTTGCcatctgcccacctccctccacccgGCAGGGGCTCGAGGGGCCCCCCCGGGGCTGTTGCACAAGCACAGGGGGTGTTTTTGAGTGAATCGTTCTGTAGGCTTCTAGGAAGAGGCAATGCTGAGTGCCGGGCTCCCTGAATTCGCTCTGGGTTCCAGCGTGCTTTCCAGAAGCAGCTGTTGGGACGGCCCACGGGGGCTGTGTGTGCTGGTGGTTCCCGCTGCTCCAGCCGTGAGCGCGGGGCACCTGCAGGCCGCCTGGGGAGTGTGACTGTGTGTGGCCCTGGGGCTTCGGCcccaggagctgggggtgtggacaGAACCAGACAGGAACTGGGGATGATGGCCTGGGCCAAGGGtgctctgcccccccaccccaacccctgggGCTTGCGACTCCTGTGACCATGACAGCCTtagcacgcccccccccccccgcccctgcctggaGGTGGAGATGCACGTGCTGGCTGACGCTGCTGCCTGGGGCCTTCATCTGCGCCTGCCCCAGGAGTCCTGGTGGGGGCTGGGATGCTCACCCCCATGTGTGATGGCCATGTGTGGGCCATCGGGAGGTGTGATTTTGTACACAGGAGGGAGAGTAGGCAAGGGTCCCCTGAAGGGCTGGGGCCGTCGCCGGCAGGGCCCCAAGGCCCGTCTGAGCCCTTGAGAGGCAGGTCCCCTTAGACCTGCCGGTTCGTTGCCTGCTGAACACCcttctggggagggggcgggggctccGAGGACAAGCTGCCGCCCCACTGTGCTTTGAAGGGAACTGAGCTCTGTGTGTCCTTCCATccctcaggtgccccaaacctaCCGGAGCGGGCCTCGCCCCCCAAGTCAAGCCACTGAGGTggtctttttctgtttgctttctgtTGCGTACTTGTTTGCCGTTGTCACGGGTCAGCCGGTTTCAGCATGACGTTTACTTGCTGGCGTGTGTCCTCAACCTCACCGAGTCCCGATGCTGTTGGGCCTGCAaccccccgggtgggccccgccTGGCCTGGCCTGTCTGTCTGCACCAGCTCAGACCGTAGGAGAAACCATGCGGATGGTCTTGGCCGTTTGTCGCGGCCCCCTTTGAAGCCGCTGCCCTGCCCTCAGAccgcaggggtgtgggagggaggtGTGCCTCAGGGCCATAGAAGCAGAAGCCACAGCTTCCGAAGTAACAATAAGggcagcccctccccacttccgCCCCGGCTGGGGGCAGACACCTGTGCCTGGAGGGGCCCTGAGCGGGGGGAGGGTTCCTGGGGCTctgtccctgctgctcccccctttCCGGGCGCCTCAGGGCGGGACCACAGGCGGCTTCTGGGGAGCGGGACTGGATTGGGTTTTTCTTGGGGTGCCAGGTGCCGGCTCAGgggcagcctggggaggggaAGCATCCGGGTTCTACTTTGTATGTTGTTTTGCAAGTATCTGCTTGGTACTTTGATTTAcagtaaaaacatttttcataacGTGTCTGAGTCTTGTGATGGAAGCCTGTGGAGGGGCCACGCTCGTGTGGGGCTGTGCCCTGCCGCCGCCTGCTCGGAGTGGTCAAGGCCCCGAAGCCCATCCTCTGTCCCTCAGGCCAGAACTGTTGCTCGTCGGCACCAGACAGACTTCCTCACACTCCCCCCAGCAGCGTTCTGGGAGTGCAGGGGTGTGGCGCCCTAGACGGGAGGCCACGGCCAGCGGACTGGGTACGTTTCCTCGCCTACAAACGTGGTCCGGTGTATCTCGCCCCCTGGCCGCACTCGCGAGCCGGCGGCTCGGGCCCCACCCGCCAGGGTATCCCCGGGTGGGAATGCAGGGCCGCCGTGCTGGAGCGGAAGGGCCCCCCCCCGCCCTTTTCACGTGGGGAAGTTGAGCCGCCTGCCCGGACACGGTCAGAGCCAGGCTTGAttcgggctccctgcctggttGGGAGCTGCAGGCAGGACGAGGAGAAGCAGAGGCGTCCCCCTCCcctggggcagctggggaggaggcctgggggagggggaaggcctGTGGGGGCTTCGCGGAAGTGGGGCACCTTCCGCAGTAGGGCCGAGGGGCCTGCTTGTGTCATCCGTCACCTTGGGCTCCACAGCCCTTTCTAGGGGTCCTTGCTGAAGAGGCTCTGAGGGCTCCCCACTCCTATCAGGAGGAGACCAACCCCCCATACCAAGGGCTCATTCTCAGGgaggtgtgtggggaggggtaggGCCCTCCGTGGAGACCCCTGTCCCCAGTCGCCATCCACGCCTGTGCCTCGGCTGTGGGGCAGTGGGTGCCTGCCCTGGGCAGGTCCGCTCCCTGAGCTTGGAGGCTCCTGCTGGCAGCTTTGTCGTGGGTCCAGGAGCCACCGGCAAGAAGTGTTGGGAGGCAAAGCTGTCACGGGGATGTTAACGAGGGGCACAGCCCTCTCCAGGGGCAGAGGGGACATGAGGGGGTCCAGGCGGCATCACTGCTCCGCAGACGGCCCGGAGAGAGCATTGGTGGGAAGCGGGCAGTAGGGTCCCTCTTGGTGTGGCTCCTGTGGATCTGGACAAGCACAGAAAGACGTTTTGCTAGGTCATCGCCGCGTCTCGCTGTCGGCACCGCCCCGAAGCCTCCCGTAGCACCTGCCCGGGGCACCACACATTTCAGAAGCAGCACGGTGACAGTTCTGGTTTCTGGATGGCAGAGCCCAGTCGAAACAGCTTCAAGAACACCCTTGTGCGGGGTTCCCTCTTTTGCTAAGGACGTTCCTTCCTACAGCTGTTTATTTCGTgggtggttttctttattttgcctttaattCCAGATTGTCTGAGCTATTGCTCTGgcagcatttatttattcttggaGGGTAGCTGCCCGGCGCACTTCGCCCTTTTTTATCTTGACCATATCgtgcttttgtgctctggtgcgTCACTGGCGGCCGGTAGCCGTCTCAGTCTTGGGCCAAACTCCAGCCTCCGGTTCTCAGTGTCGAGATAAATGCATCCTTTCCCGTTTGTCGTAACGACGGGTACGTCCAAGCTGTCCTGGAGGCTGAAGGGCGGGACGGGCTGTTGGGACTCGTGCTTTCTTCCGGGTCGCCCTGCtcgtctttttctccctcttccctgccgtGGCGATGACGGAGCTCTCTCCTGTGTGGTGGCTTGAAAACGTCCACAGATTCTGTGACACTCGCCCCACTGAAGCTGGAGACGGACTCTGCTCCCTGTGCTCTGGGCTGGCCTTAGGGACTCAGCTTTCCCGGCGGGACGCGGCAGAAGCCACGTGTCTGACTTCCAGGGCTGCGCCCGGCAAAGCCAAGAGTGGTTCCACCCGCCCCTCTCTCTTGTGTTGCGGACGCGCGGGGGCTGCAGCCCGGGTTGCCGGCTGGGGAGACCATGTGCACGTAGAGACAGGTCCTCGAGGAGCCGCTGCGGGTCCAGCCCCCAGCCCACGtgctagacctggagggcagggccCCCGATGACTGCCGCCCCAGAGCACGGATCTTCCAGCTGCGGTGCCGGACTTCGTGGAGCTGGCCCCAGTTCCCGTTCCCGACCTGCCGCCCGCAGGAGCAGAGGAAACGGTTGCTTCATCGCGCTGAGGTTGGGGCCCTTTCTCGTGCAGCCGCGTGGTGCGGGACTTGCTGTGTGTTCCTCAGCTTCTCTCGCTCTAAGCCGCGTCTGGGTCCTCCTCGCTCTCTGGTGGCCGAAGGGGCCAGACCTGGGGAGGGGCCCATCCACTGGTCTGTCAGCTGCAACGGCCCAGTGGGAGGCTTTTCTGCAAAACGGGTTTGCTGTGGCCTCAGCCAGGACCTGTGGGTTTCTAGGTCGAATTCCTCGTGACGTCTCGCTGCTCAGGGTGCCTGCACCAAGAGAGCAGGACGAACTCGTGTGCCACTGGCCTGGTGTGGTAACACCTTCTCTGCTCCTGGACTTTGTCTACATGGGTCATGCGTTAAGTACCCTTTGGGACCTGGCTGCTCTCCCTCTGCAGAACGGGCCTGGGGTCCAGCCACGCTGTCGTGAGCGTGGCAGCTGTGCGGGGCCGTCCTGAGCGGCAGGTCATTATACACACACGCCAGAGTCCCTTTATCTCGTGGCGACCGTGAACATTAgtgctgtttccagtttggggctacaGCGAGTGAAGCCACCGTGCCCCGCGGGCCCCCGGTACATGGACAGCCCCCACCCCTGCGGCCAGCAGGAGGCGTCCCCCGGCCCAGGCGTCCTTCAAAAGGAAGACGCAGGACGCCCTCCAGGGTGTGGTCAGCTGGGCACCCGGCTCTTGGCTCCAgtttaggtcctgatctcagggtcgtgagatcgagacCCGCCTCAGGCTAcgtgctggagagtctctctccgTCTCCCCGCTcacgtgcacgcgcacacacatgcacacacgcgcgcacatgcacacacacgtacacgcaACGCGCACATAATACACACACGCGCACTCGAGAATGCAGAAGCGCGTGGCTCGCCGGGGAAGACGCCCCGAGCCGCCGGCTCGCGCAGACTCTCACCGAACTGCGCCGGGAGCACCGGGCCGGCCGCGCCACCTGCCCCGACCTGCACCGTGGGGTCGCTCCGCggcctccccagggccctgccgTTTGTCTTCTCAGACTGGCTGGCGTGTGTTCCCCGCGGCGTCTCGCCGGGTTCGCACTTCCCCGGTGACCGGCGGTGGCGGTGCGCGAGCCTGTGCGTCGTGTCCTTCGTGAAGGGTCTGTTCAAGTATTtcgctcatttttaaaaagattttatttgtacttcttatttattattgttattactgttTGTTTGatggagagagcacacaggcaggggcagagggagaagctttCTGAGCAGCAGGAAGCCCGACCTGGGACTTGtaccaaggaccctgggatcatgacctgagccaaaggcccagGCGTCCCCATGCTCGTGCAGAGGGATGTTTGCCTACCCCGAGGCCGTGAGGATTTCTTCCGTGTTCTTGCAGAAGCCTTACAGTTGGGCTTTGACACGGAGATGACCCACGGGGAGTCAGTTTGGTGTGGTGTGAGGCAGGGCTCAGCTCCTGCTCCGGCGTCCGCTGCTGGGAGGCCCGGACTTTCGGAAGGTCCAGCTGTGGGTCAGCCCCAGTTGCTCTCCTGACCTTTGCCGTGACACTGTGATCCACATTCTAACCTTCTGGATTGCAGGGGACTTCCTGTGTCTCCCCAGCGCCTGCTGCGCAGTCAGGGCTCCTTGTCCTGAACTCACCTTTCCACCACCGGGCCCTCTGACCGCACCCAAGGTGTGGCTGGGGATTGGACCTGCCTGGGAAGTGACAAGGCAGGCCGGCCGCGTGCTGAGGACGGAGGCCCAGAGGTCAGGCATGTGGACTTGAGCCTCTGGCCACGTCTGTTTCCCCAGAGGAGACCCAGGACTGTGGCCTCTGAGGACCTCCTTCCACCCTTCCACCTGCCTCCTCCTTGGTGGCTTcagcttccttctgtctctgccccagGAGGTTGGGTCAAGGCGGGCA comes from Neovison vison isolate M4711 chromosome 8, ASM_NN_V1, whole genome shotgun sequence and encodes:
- the GMEB2 gene encoding glucocorticoid modulatory element-binding protein 2 isoform X1; the protein is MATPDVSVHMEEVVVVTTPDSAVDGSSVEEVKTVLVTTNLAPHGGELAEDSMETENAAAAAAAAFTASSQLKEAVLVKVAEEEESLEAEIVYPITCGDSRANLIWRKFVCPGINVKCVQYDEHVISPKEFVHLAGKSTLKDWKRAIRMNGIMLRKIMDSGELDFYQHDKVCSNTCRSTKIDLSGARVSLSSPTSAEYIPLTPATADVNGSPATITIETCEDPGDWTTAIGDDTFSFWRGLKDAGLLDEVIQEFHQELMETMKGLQQRVQDPPLQLRDAVLLNNIVQNFGLLDLVKKVLASHKCQMDRSREQYARDLAALEQQCDEHRRRAKELKHKSQHLSNVLMTLTPVSLPPPTKRPRLARATSGPAAVASQVLSQSAQIALSPGVPVSQLTGVPLGKVVSALPSPVLGKAPPQAAPASSPASPLLGGYTVLASSGAAFPGAVEIHPDASSLTVLSTAAMQDGSTVVKVVSPLQLLTLPGLGPALQNVAQVSPGGSTIVTVPTGAVESAVAASGPEEHTATIEVAAMAEGPEHK
- the GMEB2 gene encoding glucocorticoid modulatory element-binding protein 2 isoform X2 encodes the protein METENAAAAAAAAFTASSQLKEAVLVKVAEEEESLEAEIVYPITCGDSRANLIWRKFVCPGINVKCVQYDEHVISPKEFVHLAGKSTLKDWKRAIRMNGIMLRKIMDSGELDFYQHDKVCSNTCRSTKIDLSGARVSLSSPTSAEYIPLTPATADVNGSPATITIETCEDPGDWTTAIGDDTFSFWRGLKDAGLLDEVIQEFHQELMETMKGLQQRVQDPPLQLRDAVLLNNIVQNFGLLDLVKKVLASHKCQMDRSREQYARDLAALEQQCDEHRRRAKELKHKSQHLSNVLMTLTPVSLPPPTKRPRLARATSGPAAVASQVLSQSAQIALSPGVPVSQLTGVPLGKVVSALPSPVLGKAPPQAAPASSPASPLLGGYTVLASSGAAFPGAVEIHPDASSLTVLSTAAMQDGSTVVKVVSPLQLLTLPGLGPALQNVAQVSPGGSTIVTVPTGAVESAVAASGPEEHTATIEVAAMAEGPEHK